One genomic window of Deltaproteobacteria bacterium includes the following:
- the rseP gene encoding RIP metalloprotease RseP, with protein MTTVLATIVVIGILIFVHELGHFLVAKWYGVGVEVFSLGFPPKLLHKQIGETDYRLSVIPLGGYVRMVGENPREEIPEYLIPKSFSNRPLRQRTAIVAAGPLFNLFFSIVALTLTFSFTGIPYFTTEIGGVQPDSPAAEAGLQPGDRILRIDQQPVERWEEMARMIRQSGEKPLDLTIQRGEEKFRLTLTPRRLETSNIFGEKVSEVLIGVAVSNNPQFEQVNPLFAFWRGVTYTAGILEVTTVSVVKLITQKIPLKSLGGPIMIAQVAGQQAEMGVSNLIHFMAVLSVNLALLNILPIPMLDGGHLFFFLLEAIRGKPIKLKHREMAQSIGLMIILVLMFVVFYNDIMRLLGPSQP; from the coding sequence ATGACAACAGTCCTGGCAACCATTGTGGTTATCGGCATCCTGATCTTCGTCCATGAATTAGGCCATTTCCTGGTGGCCAAATGGTACGGAGTGGGAGTGGAGGTCTTTTCTTTGGGATTCCCCCCCAAATTATTGCACAAACAGATCGGCGAAACCGACTATCGACTTTCGGTGATCCCGTTGGGCGGTTATGTCAGGATGGTGGGGGAAAATCCCCGCGAGGAGATTCCGGAGTATCTGATCCCCAAATCCTTCAGTAATCGTCCCCTGAGACAACGTACCGCCATTGTCGCTGCCGGCCCCTTGTTTAATCTGTTTTTTTCCATAGTGGCGCTCACCCTGACCTTCAGCTTCACGGGAATTCCTTATTTCACCACTGAAATCGGCGGGGTGCAGCCTGACTCGCCGGCCGCCGAAGCCGGTCTGCAGCCGGGCGACCGGATACTGCGTATCGACCAGCAACCGGTGGAACGCTGGGAGGAAATGGCCCGTATGATCCGGCAATCGGGTGAGAAACCCCTGGATCTGACCATTCAGCGGGGAGAGGAAAAGTTTCGTCTCACCTTAACTCCACGGCGCCTGGAAACCTCCAACATCTTTGGCGAAAAGGTTTCCGAGGTCTTGATCGGGGTGGCGGTGTCAAATAACCCCCAGTTCGAACAGGTGAACCCCTTGTTTGCTTTTTGGAGGGGGGTCACCTATACCGCGGGGATTCTGGAGGTCACCACCGTCAGCGTGGTCAAACTCATCACCCAGAAGATTCCCCTCAAATCCCTGGGCGGTCCGATCATGATCGCTCAGGTGGCCGGGCAGCAGGCCGAAATGGGGGTGTCCAATCTGATTCATTTCATGGCAGTACTGAGCGTCAACCTGGCCCTGTTGAATATCCTGCCTATCCCCATGCTGGATGGCGGTCATCTATTCTTTTTCCTGCTGGAGGCCATCCGGGGCAAGCCGATCAAACTCAAGCATCGGGAAATGGCCCAATCCATCGGCCTGATGATCATCCTGGTATTGATGTTTGTGGTATTCTACAACGATATCATGAGACTTTTGGGCCCCTCACAGCCCTGA
- a CDS encoding 1-deoxy-D-xylulose-5-phosphate reductoisomerase, producing MKNLAILGSTGSIGQNVLAVAAQYPAEFTVVGLGAGKNARLLAEQIRRFRPSRVSVQDADTAQTLAELLPYTPGPEIMVGTEGAVALATDPHNQLLVSAMVGAVGLQPTLAALEHGISVALANKETLVMAGPLVMATARQQGATIIPIDSEHSAIFQSLQGHRAQDIRRLWLTASGGPFLRHSLEQLATVTSAEALDHPNWSMGPKITIDSATMMNKGLEVIEASVLFQLPPECIEVHIHPQSIIHSLVEYIDGSVIAQLGIPDMRVPIAYALSYPRRLPLDLPPLDLFQIGQLTFEPPDLERFPSLGLAYEAARAGGTAPAVLNAANEVAVAAFLAEKLPFLGIFRIIAQTMEAHQVEPLTSLAQVLEADDWARKFAQTLIGQS from the coding sequence TTGAAAAATCTGGCAATTCTGGGGTCTACCGGGTCGATCGGCCAGAATGTCCTGGCAGTGGCGGCCCAGTACCCGGCGGAATTTACGGTGGTAGGTTTGGGCGCGGGGAAAAATGCCCGGCTATTGGCCGAACAGATCCGCCGCTTCCGGCCGTCCCGGGTCTCGGTCCAGGATGCCGATACCGCCCAGACCCTGGCAGAACTCTTGCCCTACACCCCTGGCCCAGAAATCATGGTCGGCACCGAGGGGGCCGTGGCCCTGGCCACGGACCCGCACAACCAGCTTCTGGTCTCGGCCATGGTGGGAGCCGTGGGTCTGCAACCCACCCTGGCAGCCCTGGAGCACGGCATCTCAGTGGCCCTGGCCAACAAAGAGACATTAGTGATGGCCGGCCCTTTGGTAATGGCCACGGCCCGGCAGCAGGGTGCAACGATCATCCCCATTGACAGCGAACATAGCGCTATTTTTCAGTCGCTTCAAGGACATCGGGCCCAAGACATCCGGCGTCTCTGGCTGACCGCCTCGGGCGGGCCGTTCTTACGTCACTCCCTGGAGCAGTTGGCGACCGTTACTTCGGCGGAGGCCCTCGACCATCCCAACTGGAGCATGGGACCCAAGATCACCATTGATTCCGCCACCATGATGAATAAGGGGTTGGAGGTGATCGAGGCCAGTGTTTTGTTCCAGTTGCCGCCCGAGTGCATTGAGGTCCATATCCACCCGCAAAGCATCATCCATTCCCTGGTGGAGTACATCGACGGCTCGGTGATTGCCCAGTTAGGCATCCCCGATATGCGGGTCCCGATTGCTTATGCACTGTCCTATCCGCGGCGGCTACCGCTGGATTTGCCGCCTTTAGATTTATTTCAAATCGGGCAACTCACTTTTGAACCCCCGGACCTGGAACGGTTTCCCAGCCTGGGGTTGGCCTATGAGGCGGCCCGGGCCGGGGGTACCGCGCCAGCCGTGCTCAACGCCGCTAATGAAGTAGCGGTGGCCGCGTTTCTGGCCGAAAAATTGCCATTTTTGGGCATTTTCCGGATTATCGCTCAGACCATGGAGGCACATCAGGTTGAGCCACTCACTTCCCTGGCGCAAGTCTTGGAAGCGGATGATTGGGCCCGAAAATTCGCCCAAACCCTGATAGGTCAATCATAA